The proteins below come from a single Thalassotalea ponticola genomic window:
- the deoC gene encoding deoxyribose-phosphate aldolase has translation MTEQALKDVAKEAIGYIDLTTLNDTDTDEIVATLCDQAISPAGKTAAICIYPRFIPAAKKRLAGSGIKIATVTNFPHGNDDIDIAVAETKAAVAYGADEVDVVFPYRAFMAGNEQVGFDLVKACKDELPDNVQLKVIIETGELKSADLIRKASEISIKAGADFIKTSTGKVAVNATPEAARIMMEVIRDLDPSVGFKPAGGVRTTEEAKYYLDMAREILGDDWLSPAKFRFGASGLLGNLLATLGHGEVKKSTGY, from the coding sequence ATGACTGAGCAAGCATTAAAAGATGTGGCCAAAGAAGCCATTGGTTATATTGACTTAACAACACTAAATGACACGGATACAGATGAAATTGTTGCCACCTTATGCGACCAAGCCATCAGCCCTGCAGGTAAAACGGCTGCCATTTGTATCTACCCTAGATTTATTCCAGCAGCGAAAAAACGCCTCGCTGGTAGCGGAATAAAAATTGCCACGGTAACCAACTTTCCACATGGTAACGACGATATTGATATTGCTGTTGCAGAAACCAAAGCCGCGGTTGCTTATGGCGCCGATGAAGTAGATGTCGTGTTTCCTTACCGCGCATTTATGGCTGGCAACGAGCAAGTTGGTTTTGACTTAGTAAAAGCCTGTAAAGACGAATTGCCTGACAACGTGCAGCTAAAAGTGATCATTGAAACGGGAGAGTTAAAGTCAGCCGACTTGATCCGCAAGGCAAGTGAAATTTCAATTAAAGCCGGTGCTGATTTTATTAAGACTTCGACCGGCAAAGTAGCAGTCAACGCCACGCCGGAGGCAGCGCGCATTATGATGGAGGTGATTCGCGATCTCGATCCCAGTGTAGGTTTTAAACCGGCAGGTGGTGTGCGCACCACAGAAGAAGCTAAGTATTATTTAGATATGGCTCGTGAAATCCTCGGTGATGATTGGTTGTCACCAGCAAAATTTCGTTTCGGAGCCAGTGGATTACTCGGTAATTTATTAGCTACCCTAGGTCACGGTGAAGTAAAGAAAAGCACCGGCTATTAA
- the udk gene encoding uridine kinase: MNNLTIIAIVGASASGKSLFAETIYNELTEELGNTSMTIIKEDSYYRCQDHLSMDERVKTNYDHPHAFEHELLAHHLFQLSEGHSIEVPMYDYKEHTRSKDVEIVNPAKVVLVEGILLLTDQQLRNRFDINIFMDTPLDVCLIRRIKRDLKERGRDLDSVVRQYQATVRPMYYRYIEPSKEHADIVITKGGRNRMALELIKSKIRELAN, encoded by the coding sequence ATCAATAACCTGACAATTATCGCGATTGTTGGAGCATCAGCGTCCGGTAAATCATTATTCGCTGAAACAATATACAACGAGCTCACCGAAGAGCTTGGCAATACCTCGATGACCATCATCAAAGAGGATTCCTACTATCGTTGCCAAGACCATCTTTCAATGGATGAGCGTGTCAAGACGAACTACGATCACCCTCATGCATTCGAGCACGAATTACTTGCCCATCACTTGTTTCAATTAAGCGAGGGGCACTCGATTGAAGTCCCCATGTACGATTACAAAGAACACACTCGCAGCAAAGACGTAGAAATCGTCAACCCGGCAAAGGTTGTGTTAGTCGAAGGCATTTTGTTGCTGACCGATCAACAACTGCGCAATCGCTTTGATATCAATATATTTATGGATACGCCGTTGGACGTCTGTTTAATTCGCCGTATTAAACGCGATTTAAAAGAGCGTGGCCGCGATCTGGATTCTGTTGTGCGGCAGTATCAGGCCACTGTTCGTCCGATGTACTATCGATATATCGAGCCTTCAAAAGAACATGCGGACATCGTTATTACCAAAGGTGGGCGCAATCGTATGGCGCTCGAACTAATTAAGTCAAAAATTCGCGAACTAGCGAATTAA
- a CDS encoding thymidine kinase translates to MAQLYFYYSAMNAGKSTSLLQSAYNYNERGMNTAIFTALIDDRYQQGKITSRLGLSSDALLYDKDTNLYDQINLLLARQKLDCVLLDEAQFLTKQQVKQLSDVVDYLNIPVLAYGIRTDFMGETFTGSAALLAWADKLVELKTVCHCGRKANFIIRFDQSGNAVTSGSQVQIGGNDMYESVCRKHFKASVWDKT, encoded by the coding sequence ATGGCGCAACTTTATTTTTACTACTCTGCAATGAATGCTGGTAAATCAACCTCATTATTGCAATCGGCTTACAACTATAACGAGCGCGGTATGAATACAGCCATATTTACCGCCTTAATTGACGATCGGTATCAGCAAGGCAAAATAACATCGCGATTGGGCTTGAGTAGCGATGCGCTGCTGTACGATAAAGACACCAATTTATACGATCAAATTAATCTGCTTCTGGCGAGGCAAAAGCTCGATTGTGTTCTGCTTGATGAAGCCCAGTTTTTGACCAAGCAACAAGTAAAACAGCTATCTGACGTTGTTGATTACTTAAATATTCCGGTACTTGCCTATGGAATTCGTACCGACTTTATGGGCGAAACATTTACCGGCAGTGCCGCTCTTCTGGCTTGGGCTGATAAACTGGTTGAACTGAAAACCGTATGTCATTGCGGTCGCAAAGCGAATTTTATTATACGTTTTGACCAGTCCGGTAACGCAGTAACATCTGGCTCACAAGTACAAATCGGTGGCAACGATATGTATGAGTCGGTATGCCGAAAACACTTTAAGGCATCCGTTTGGGACAAAACATAA
- a CDS encoding NupC/NupG family nucleoside CNT transporter, with product MDLDTFRGVLGIVAILVVAYLASSNRKNINWRTVGGALAIQITLAGLVLYSDTGRMALEGISSAVGSIIDYSAAGIAFLFGGLGTDAMFANGVGFVFAIRVLPVIVFFSSLIAVLYYLGIMDKIVTFLGGALAKLLKTSDPESLSATANIFVGQTEAPLVVRPFLPTMTRSELFAVMTGGLASVAGAVLVGYAGMGVELKYLIAASFMAAPGGLLMAKFIMPESGEPKNELSELDEVEEDKKPVNVIDAAAEGASKGMMLALNVGAMLMAFVALIALLNGMIGWFGGFFGMENLTLEMILGYVLQPVAWLLGVPWDEAFRAGSFLGQKIIVNEFVAYVDFIKYKDELSAGTQAIITFALCGFANLSSIAILLGGLGTLAPNRRHDIAQMGMKAVFAATLANLMSAAIAGVFISLAA from the coding sequence ATGGATTTAGATACATTTCGTGGCGTGTTGGGAATAGTAGCTATTTTAGTCGTTGCTTATTTAGCAAGCTCCAATCGCAAAAATATTAACTGGCGCACTGTTGGCGGTGCTTTAGCAATACAGATCACACTCGCTGGTTTGGTTTTGTATAGTGATACAGGTCGCATGGCGCTAGAGGGCATTTCGAGTGCGGTTGGTAGTATCATTGACTACTCAGCAGCAGGTATCGCCTTCTTGTTTGGTGGCTTAGGTACCGATGCCATGTTTGCCAATGGTGTTGGTTTTGTCTTCGCCATTCGCGTACTTCCGGTGATTGTCTTTTTCTCGTCATTAATTGCCGTGCTCTATTACTTGGGCATTATGGACAAGATAGTCACCTTCTTAGGTGGTGCGTTAGCCAAGCTACTCAAAACGTCGGATCCAGAATCTTTGTCTGCTACCGCCAATATTTTCGTTGGTCAAACTGAAGCGCCATTAGTAGTGCGCCCATTTTTGCCAACGATGACTCGTTCAGAACTATTTGCCGTCATGACCGGTGGTTTGGCGTCAGTTGCGGGGGCCGTGTTAGTCGGCTACGCCGGTATGGGGGTTGAACTCAAGTATCTGATCGCCGCATCTTTTATGGCCGCGCCCGGTGGCTTATTAATGGCTAAATTTATCATGCCAGAATCCGGCGAACCCAAAAATGAACTGTCTGAACTCGATGAAGTTGAAGAAGACAAAAAGCCCGTCAACGTTATCGACGCCGCGGCAGAAGGTGCATCAAAAGGTATGATGCTAGCCCTAAACGTCGGTGCAATGTTAATGGCGTTTGTTGCCCTAATCGCGCTTCTAAACGGTATGATTGGTTGGTTTGGTGGCTTCTTTGGCATGGAGAACTTAACCCTAGAAATGATTTTAGGCTACGTATTACAGCCAGTTGCCTGGTTACTCGGTGTACCGTGGGATGAAGCGTTTAGAGCAGGTAGTTTCTTGGGTCAAAAAATTATCGTCAACGAGTTTGTTGCCTATGTTGACTTCATTAAGTACAAAGATGAACTTAGCGCCGGTACACAAGCGATCATCACCTTTGCGCTGTGTGGCTTTGCCAACCTGTCATCGATTGCGATTCTATTAGGTGGTTTGGGTACCTTGGCACCCAACCGTCGCCACGACATCGCGCAAATGGGTATGAAAGCCGTTTTTGCTGCAACATTAGCCAACCTAATGAGTGCGGCAATTGCTGGTGTATTCATTTCATTAGCCGCTTAA